The following are from one region of the Gryllotalpicola protaetiae genome:
- a CDS encoding ABC transporter ATP-binding protein: MTTPEAAAAPAAEAAISLDGVSRRFGDSVAVERIDLDLAAGEFFALLGPSGCGKTTTLRMIGGFDLPTTGRISLAGTDVTLLPPHRRDVNTVFQSYALFPHLTVLDNVTFGLRRKGVAKAEAERRAQEYLDLVGLTGFGARRPLQLSGGQQQRVALARALVNHPKVLLLDEPMGALDAKIRKSMQVELKRIQREVGITFLYVTHDQGEAMSMADRLAVMNQGHVEDLGAPQRVYDRPATQFVAEFLGTCNVLPVTTDASGARLPDGGLVAVAGAATPTGTGWKIGIRPEKLQLLPLVAGAAAPAGPNRTTATVTEVTFLGASTEAALITPWGSVLHAFKQNIGTETVIRPGDTVEVSWDASQAFFLPPSAIPANDPTSIPETEAA, from the coding sequence ATGACGACACCCGAAGCCGCTGCCGCGCCGGCAGCAGAAGCCGCCATCTCGCTCGACGGCGTCAGCCGGCGCTTCGGCGATTCCGTCGCCGTCGAGCGCATCGACCTCGACCTCGCCGCCGGCGAGTTCTTCGCACTGCTCGGCCCCTCCGGCTGCGGCAAGACGACCACGCTGCGCATGATCGGTGGATTCGACCTGCCGACCACGGGCCGCATCAGCCTCGCGGGCACAGACGTCACCCTGCTGCCGCCGCATCGCCGCGACGTCAACACCGTGTTCCAGAGCTATGCGCTGTTCCCGCATCTGACGGTGCTCGACAACGTCACGTTCGGCCTGCGCCGCAAGGGCGTCGCGAAGGCGGAGGCCGAGCGGCGCGCGCAGGAGTACCTCGACCTCGTCGGTCTCACCGGCTTCGGCGCTCGCCGCCCGCTGCAGCTCTCCGGCGGCCAGCAGCAGCGCGTCGCACTGGCCCGCGCGCTCGTGAACCATCCCAAGGTGCTGCTGCTCGACGAGCCCATGGGGGCGCTCGATGCGAAGATCCGCAAGAGCATGCAGGTCGAGCTGAAGCGCATCCAGCGCGAGGTCGGCATCACCTTCCTCTACGTCACGCACGACCAGGGCGAGGCCATGTCGATGGCCGATCGCCTCGCCGTCATGAACCAGGGGCACGTCGAGGACCTCGGTGCGCCGCAGCGCGTCTACGACCGGCCGGCGACCCAGTTCGTGGCCGAGTTCCTCGGCACGTGCAACGTGCTGCCGGTGACGACGGATGCCTCGGGAGCCCGCCTCCCCGACGGCGGCCTGGTCGCAGTCGCCGGCGCGGCGACGCCGACCGGCACCGGCTGGAAGATCGGCATCCGCCCCGAGAAGCTGCAGCTGCTCCCGCTCGTCGCCGGGGCCGCGGCGCCGGCCGGCCCGAACCGCACGACCGCGACGGTCACCGAGGTCACCTTCCTCGGCGCGAGCACCGAGGCCGCCCTCATCACACCGTGGGGCTCGGTGCTGCACGCCTTCAAGCAGAACATCGGCACCGAGACCGTGATCCGCCCAGGCGACACCGTCGAGGTGTCATGGGATGCCTCGCAGGCCTTCTTCCTTCCCCCCTCAGCAATCCCCGCAAACGACCCGACCTCGATCCCTGAAACGGAGGCCGCATGA
- a CDS encoding NAD(P)/FAD-dependent oxidoreductase: MRNPLFGRGSDIVFERQAPEPGVISHALEGTEHRVFWLDDARDRTVYPTLSAWLDVDLAVVGGGYLGLWSAIKAKQRNPDARVALLEGQTIGWAASGRNGGFVEASLTHGEVNGGNRWPKELDTLNRLGLENLEAMERAVAELGLDCEWEHNGSIDVALEEHQLGWIEPSKAGFLDQSAVQAEVHSPTYLGGRPYRDTALVHPAKLAKELARVAASLGVEVFENSLVDELYDENGAVTLTTARAGVRAAQVVLATNAFSPLLKRYRLYTVPVYDYVLMTEPLSAEQSASIGWQGRQGMADLANQFHYYRLTADNRILFGGYDAIYHFGRDVHVSYEERDETFRTLASHFFTTFPQLEGLRFTHRWAGAIDTSSQFCAFYGLDLGGRVATAAGFTGLGVGATHFAAEVLLDRLAGLTTERTELEMVRRKPLPFPPEPFAMAGIAATRWAMDRADHNYGRRNLLLKTLDAMGLGFDS; this comes from the coding sequence ATGCGGAATCCATTGTTCGGGCGCGGCAGCGACATCGTCTTCGAACGTCAGGCGCCTGAGCCGGGCGTGATTTCGCACGCGCTGGAGGGCACTGAGCACCGGGTGTTCTGGCTCGACGATGCGAGAGATCGCACAGTTTATCCGACGCTGTCTGCGTGGCTGGATGTCGATCTGGCCGTCGTCGGCGGCGGTTATCTCGGCCTGTGGTCGGCCATCAAGGCGAAGCAGCGCAACCCCGACGCGCGCGTCGCGCTGCTCGAGGGGCAGACCATCGGCTGGGCCGCGTCGGGCCGGAACGGCGGGTTCGTCGAGGCGAGCCTGACGCACGGCGAGGTGAACGGCGGCAACCGGTGGCCGAAGGAGCTCGACACCCTGAACCGGCTCGGACTCGAGAATCTCGAGGCGATGGAGCGTGCGGTCGCCGAGCTCGGCCTCGACTGCGAATGGGAGCACAACGGGTCGATCGACGTCGCGCTGGAAGAGCACCAGCTCGGCTGGATCGAGCCATCGAAGGCCGGATTCCTCGACCAGTCCGCCGTGCAGGCCGAGGTGCATTCCCCCACCTATCTGGGCGGCCGGCCTTACCGCGACACCGCCCTCGTGCACCCGGCGAAGCTCGCGAAGGAGCTCGCCAGGGTCGCGGCCTCACTCGGCGTCGAGGTGTTCGAGAACTCGCTCGTCGACGAGCTCTACGACGAGAACGGGGCGGTGACGCTCACGACCGCGCGCGCCGGCGTGCGAGCCGCGCAGGTGGTGCTCGCGACGAACGCGTTCTCGCCGCTGCTCAAGCGGTACCGGCTCTACACCGTGCCGGTATACGACTATGTGCTGATGACCGAGCCGCTGTCGGCCGAGCAGAGCGCGTCGATCGGGTGGCAGGGGCGGCAGGGCATGGCCGACCTCGCGAACCAGTTCCACTACTACCGGTTGACGGCCGACAATCGCATCCTATTCGGCGGCTACGACGCGATCTATCACTTCGGGCGCGACGTGCACGTGTCGTATGAGGAGCGCGACGAGACGTTCCGCACCCTCGCCTCGCATTTCTTCACGACGTTCCCGCAGCTCGAGGGGCTGCGCTTCACGCACCGCTGGGCGGGCGCGATCGACACGTCGAGCCAGTTCTGCGCGTTCTACGGGCTCGACCTCGGCGGCCGGGTCGCCACGGCGGCGGGATTCACCGGGCTCGGCGTCGGGGCGACGCACTTCGCGGCCGAGGTGCTGCTCGACCGGCTGGCCGGGCTCACCACCGAGCGCACCGAGCTCGAGATGGTCCGGCGCAAGCCGCTGCCGTTCCCGCCCGAGCCGTTCGCAATGGCCGGAATCGCGGCGACCCGCTGGGCGATGGACCGCGCCGACCACAACTACGGTCGCCGCAACCTGCTGCTCAAGACCCTCGACGCCATGGGGCTGGGGTTCGACAGCTGA
- a CDS encoding rhodanese-like domain-containing protein, translating to MTITATSTDLAIAHFAGKLAFETDSSDVHAAQEAGERFVLIDSRGDAAWSQGRIVGALHLPTAQIAARAPEEIPLDVPVVTYCWGPGCNGSTRAALEFAKLGYQVKEMIGGFEYWAREGYPVEDDHGPVVRAKDPLTAPVDGIITCDC from the coding sequence ATGACGATCACCGCGACTTCGACTGACCTGGCTATCGCGCACTTCGCGGGCAAGCTCGCGTTCGAGACGGACTCCTCCGACGTGCATGCCGCGCAGGAAGCCGGCGAGCGGTTCGTGCTGATCGACTCGCGCGGGGATGCGGCCTGGTCGCAGGGGCGCATCGTCGGAGCGCTGCATCTGCCGACCGCCCAGATCGCGGCGCGAGCGCCGGAGGAGATCCCGCTCGACGTGCCCGTCGTGACGTACTGCTGGGGGCCGGGCTGCAACGGGTCGACGCGGGCGGCTCTCGAGTTCGCGAAGCTCGGCTACCAGGTCAAGGAGATGATCGGCGGCTTCGAGTACTGGGCGCGCGAGGGCTACCCGGTCGAAGACGACCACGGGCCCGTCGTGCGAGCCAAGGACCCGCTGACGGCGCCGGTCGACGGGATCATCACCTGCGATTGCTGA
- a CDS encoding aldo/keto reductase: MTELNDYVTLGRSGLHLSPATLGTMTFGEDNGWGASVEASVAMLDRYVDAGGNSIDTANIYTNGHSEAIVGDWLSARGALRDRLVVGTKFFANLHTGDPNGGGASRKAILHQLEDSLRRLRTDYVDVYWLHNFDAVTPREETLRALDDLVTAGKVRYLGFSDVPAWSTAAAALTASFRGWAPIVGLQLEYSLLERTGEAELLPMADDLGLGALAWGPLKSGWLSGKFSSARVGEHVDTARGELVGAPSSADYPVIDALNSVAAELGAPAATVALAWVRGSAGITSTLLGARTMHQLEANLASLRFELPADARRALDEASAPHLPFPIENNRHLAPMLQFNGASVNGVAHARFPMLEQSATRY, from the coding sequence ATGACCGAATTGAACGACTACGTCACCCTGGGCCGCTCCGGCCTGCACCTCAGCCCCGCGACGCTCGGCACCATGACCTTCGGCGAGGACAACGGGTGGGGAGCTTCGGTCGAGGCATCCGTCGCCATGCTCGATCGCTATGTCGACGCGGGCGGCAACTCGATCGACACCGCCAACATCTACACGAACGGGCACAGCGAGGCCATCGTCGGCGACTGGCTCTCTGCGCGCGGAGCGCTGCGGGATCGGCTCGTCGTCGGCACGAAGTTCTTCGCGAATCTGCACACGGGCGACCCGAACGGCGGGGGAGCGAGCCGCAAGGCGATCCTGCATCAGCTCGAGGATTCCCTGCGACGTCTGCGTACGGACTACGTCGATGTCTACTGGCTGCACAACTTCGACGCGGTGACTCCTCGGGAGGAGACGCTGCGCGCTCTGGACGATCTCGTCACAGCGGGGAAGGTGCGCTACCTCGGCTTCTCCGACGTTCCGGCCTGGTCGACCGCAGCGGCGGCGCTCACCGCGTCGTTCCGGGGATGGGCGCCGATCGTCGGGCTTCAGCTCGAGTACTCGCTGCTCGAGCGCACCGGCGAGGCCGAGCTGCTGCCGATGGCCGACGACCTCGGTCTCGGGGCGCTCGCGTGGGGGCCGCTCAAGAGCGGGTGGCTGAGCGGGAAGTTCTCGTCGGCGAGGGTCGGGGAGCACGTCGACACCGCTCGCGGCGAGCTCGTCGGGGCGCCGAGCAGCGCCGACTATCCGGTGATCGACGCCCTCAACTCGGTCGCGGCAGAGCTCGGGGCGCCAGCCGCGACCGTCGCCCTCGCCTGGGTGCGAGGGAGCGCCGGGATAACTTCGACACTGCTCGGCGCGCGCACGATGCATCAGCTCGAGGCGAACCTGGCGTCGCTTCGGTTCGAACTGCCTGCCGATGCGCGGAGGGCTCTCGACGAGGCATCCGCACCCCATCTCCCGTTCCCAATCGAGAACAACCGTCACCTCGCGCCGATGCTCCAGTTCAACGGCGCGAGCGTGAACGGCGTCGCGCACGCGCGCTTCCCGATGCTGGAGCAGAGCGCGACGCGGTACTAG
- a CDS encoding AraC family transcriptional regulator produces the protein MTALESLRELVAARAPQPATPTWVDGMSLFRTTTPTQPLGGIARANLALVLRGAKRSSLGEQVYDYRAGQFLIVTVDLPLTSQITEASPRHPFVALGMPLQPEIVSALMLESDGTARRIASEREQPGLAVSDADDDLLGAIERLLRLADRPLDYRLLAPGVKREIHWRLLSGPQGGLVRQFGLPDSRLSLVGKAVGWLRANLDAPLRADDLAARLGLSVSSLNRYFRAITGMSPLQYQKALRLQQARLELLAAPGDIARVGHAVGYQSLSQFSREYRRMFGAPPSEDAARLQTAELGAE, from the coding sequence GTGACCGCCCTCGAGTCCCTGCGCGAGCTCGTCGCCGCACGCGCGCCGCAGCCCGCGACCCCGACCTGGGTCGATGGCATGTCGCTGTTCCGCACGACCACGCCGACCCAGCCTCTCGGCGGCATCGCGCGGGCGAACCTCGCCCTCGTGCTGCGCGGCGCGAAGCGCTCGTCACTCGGCGAGCAGGTCTACGACTACCGCGCCGGTCAGTTCCTGATCGTGACGGTCGACCTTCCGCTGACCTCGCAGATCACCGAGGCCTCGCCCCGGCATCCGTTCGTCGCACTTGGCATGCCGCTGCAGCCGGAGATCGTCTCGGCCCTGATGCTCGAGTCCGACGGCACGGCCCGCCGCATCGCCTCAGAGCGCGAGCAGCCCGGTCTCGCGGTGAGCGATGCGGACGACGATCTGCTCGGCGCGATCGAACGGCTGCTTCGGCTCGCCGACAGACCGCTCGACTACAGGCTCCTCGCGCCAGGCGTCAAGCGCGAGATCCACTGGCGCCTGCTCTCCGGCCCGCAAGGCGGCCTCGTACGCCAATTCGGTCTGCCCGACTCGCGGCTGAGCCTCGTAGGCAAGGCCGTCGGCTGGCTGCGCGCCAACCTCGACGCCCCGTTGCGCGCCGACGACCTCGCCGCCCGACTCGGGCTGAGCGTCTCGAGCCTCAACCGCTACTTCCGCGCGATCACCGGCATGAGCCCGCTGCAGTACCAGAAGGCCTTGCGGCTGCAGCAGGCACGCCTCGAGCTGCTCGCCGCCCCGGGCGACATCGCCAGGGTCGGCCACGCCGTCGGCTACCAGTCGCTCTCGCAGTTCAGCCGCGAGTACCGGCGGATGTTCGGCGCCCCGCCGTCTGAAGACGCCGCGCGACTGCAGACCGCCGAGCTCGGCGCAGAGTGA